Genomic segment of Paenibacillus polymyxa:
TTCTTTTAGAATTTCAGCTTTATCTACGCTCTCCCATGGTACATCCAAATCTGTACGGCCAAAGTGACCGTAGGCAGCAGTTTGCTTATAAATTGGACGACGCAGATCCAACATGCGAATGATGCCTGTTGGGCGCAGATCAAAGTTATTTCGGATCAATTCAACTAGCTTCTCATCGCTTACTTTACCCGTACCGTATGTATCGACGTTAATCGAAACAGGCGTAGCTACACCAATGGCATAAGCAAGCTGAATTTCCACTTTGTCTGCCAATCCAGCTGCCACGAGGTTTTTCGCTACATAACGAGCAGCATAAGCAGCGGAACGGTCCACTTTGGTTGGATCTTTACCGGAGAATGCTCCCCCGCCGTGACGCGCATAACCACCATACGTATCCACAATAATTTTACGGCCTGTCAGACCTGCATCTCCTTGAGGGCCACCGATAACAAAGCGTCCTGTTGGATTAATGTAATATTTGGTTTGCTCATCCAGTAATTCGGCAGGAACAACTGGCAAAATAACCTTTTCTTTGATATCTGCTTGAATTTGCTCCAAAGTAGTATCTTCCGCATGCTGCGTAGAAACCACAATAGCATCAATACGAACAGGTTTGCCATTTTCATACTCTACCGTTACTTGAGTTTTACCGTCTGGACGAAGATAATTCAGTGTTCCATCCTTACGTACTTCAGACAAACGTCGTGCAATACGGTGAGACATAGCGATAGGCAAAGGCATCAACTCAGGTGTCTCGTTCGTAGCAAAACCAAACATCAATCCTTGATCCCCAGCCCCAATGTTTTCCGTTTCTTTATCTACTTCAGCAGGATCACGGCTTTCCAAGGCAGCATTAACCCCTTGAGCAATGTCCGGCGACTGTTCATTCAAAGAAGTCAATACAGCGCAAGTATTATAGTCGAAACCGTATTTCGCACGTGTATAGCCAATTTCCTTAATCGTATTACGTACAATGGATGGAATATCCACGTATTCCGATTTGGAGCTGATTTCACCAATGACGAGAACGAGACCAGTAGCTACCGATACTTCACATGCTAC
This window contains:
- the metK gene encoding methionine adenosyltransferase, which gives rise to MSVKGRHLFTSESVTEGHPDKICDQISDAVLDAFLANDPNARVACEVSVATGLVLVIGEISSKSEYVDIPSIVRNTIKEIGYTRAKYGFDYNTCAVLTSLNEQSPDIAQGVNAALESRDPAEVDKETENIGAGDQGLMFGFATNETPELMPLPIAMSHRIARRLSEVRKDGTLNYLRPDGKTQVTVEYENGKPVRIDAIVVSTQHAEDTTLEQIQADIKEKVILPVVPAELLDEQTKYYINPTGRFVIGGPQGDAGLTGRKIIVDTYGGYARHGGGAFSGKDPTKVDRSAAYAARYVAKNLVAAGLADKVEIQLAYAIGVATPVSINVDTYGTGKVSDEKLVELIRNNFDLRPTGIIRMLDLRRPIYKQTAAYGHFGRTDLDVPWESVDKAEILKEQAGL